AATGCTCCTTTTTAGGTTATATTATTGCAttcaaaaaaagttattttaagacaATATATATGTTTAATATTACAATATAGCATTTTGTAATAAAACAAGAATACAGTATAGATCATCTTTGAGGTACCATTCCGCTCCCCTCCCCAACTCTTCTACCTGGAGATAACCAAAATAATTCTGGGCTAatgaaaataagtttttaaaactATGTGCCGTAGGACCAGATATGCAAGTGACTGGaagcattttgtttctgttcatttGTGTTATTTCTCTAGTGCCAACTTACATCGGGCACTAGGACCATGCAAATCGTGTTACTTTAAGATGGTAAGCAGTTGCATGTCTTCAGTTTTGCAGTTTAGTGTCAATAACTCCAGCCAATCTCAGTAACTACTATAGATACCTTTCTCAAACTTAGTATAATGGTCATCTAAAACTACTTCCCCCTACAAAAACCTCTTAAAACACTTTTGCAGCTACACATTCAGCTCCCACATCCACTAAGTGAGAGTCTTGATTAAGACAAACACATTTGATTTCAGGTTTTAACAAATTTCCATTTTCAAGTTTTATAATGAAGTGACTAACTCCTGTATTGGGACTGACAGAAGACAACTGAGACTTTGTTAAATTTGTCGGTAAAGTACAGTTgagatctgaaacaaaataacCAATCCAGTTCCTCATGTAGGCTCCATGACTCACCACTAATATATTGGCATCTAATATTTTAGAAGCTCCACCGTTATCAGAGCTAAGTTCTGCTTCACTGCAGTGGTTTGTCCAAGGGAAAACAAACTGTTCTTCAGATGTTCCTGAGCTTCTGCTTGCCGCACCATGTGTGTCTTGCTCCTTCTGTTCCAATTCAACAGCTAGCCGACACAGAAATTCAAAAAAATCCCTTGCACGTTCTCTAACCTAAAGAGAAAGGTCAGAAGACTACACTGTGAAGGATGCAAGCGACTTCGATTTTCAGAAATCTGGGATATAACTAATTCAGTTAAAAGACAAACATTTATCAGACAAGCCTCAGAAAATCAATGGTAAGTTACTGAGTGCTGTAAACACTCCTCTGCCCTCCAATGCCAAGGCTGAGGGTAACTGCCATCATCCTTCTGCCAACGAGAGCTTCATGAGGAGTCAGTCTCAAAACCAGGATTTTAGGTCTAAAGAGATTCCCCACTTGGCAGCCGCTGCAATCAGGTCAAGTAGTGCTTTTAGCTTTGAAAATAACTGCCTTTGGTTGGGCTAAGCTCTCAATGAGATGTTCCTAAGTACGCAACAGCTGCATCTGCACTGATATAATGGCCTAGAAAGCAgggcacaaataaataaataccatacTTCATCCAGTGTTTCTCCTCCAGAAGGCGTGAATGAAGGACACTGCTCTCCCACAGCCTTTGCCATAGCCTTGAGGTCAGTCAAAGGCCTTCCTTCGGCAACACCGTATTTCTGTCAGAGGCAAGTTACAGAGAGCGGGTTTAGCAAGATGTATCAAGTCTCCAGTACTGCTTCCAACGTGAACATCTCTTAACAGTTTTGCTTTCTTGGATTT
The window above is part of the Opisthocomus hoazin isolate bOpiHoa1 chromosome 1, bOpiHoa1.hap1, whole genome shotgun sequence genome. Proteins encoded here:
- the TIGAR gene encoding fructose-2,6-bisphosphatase TIGAR, with product MVRFGLTVVRHGETRYNKDKILQGQGVDEPLSATGFRQADAAGLFLSNVKFTHVFSSDLLRAKQTAATILGKNKFCKDLEIKYDARLRERKYGVAEGRPLTDLKAMAKAVGEQCPSFTPSGGETLDEVRERARDFFEFLCRLAVELEQKEQDTHGAASRSSGTSEEQFVFPWTNHCSEAELSSDNGGASKILDANILVVSHGAYMRNWIGYFVSDLNCTLPTNLTKSQLSSVSPNTGVSHFIIKLENGNLLKPEIKCVCLNQDSHLVDVGAECVAAKVF